The proteins below come from a single Chelmon rostratus isolate fCheRos1 chromosome 12, fCheRos1.pri, whole genome shotgun sequence genomic window:
- the znf622 gene encoding zinc finger protein 622 has translation MASYTCISCRVAFADGEVQRAHYKTDWHRYNLKRKVADMPPVTAENFQERVLAQRAAAEQQLNDAAAMEGCAVCSKKFSTTNAYQNHLQSHKHQQAEKQALLAAQRKVEKMNEKNLEKGLGDEKVDHDARNEALQQALKEQQRSSPAKQGTAQTSEVATRQRTKKLEKPPRMMWLEEQAKRREREEGATAGEEDWEDVEEEEEDDDEEMEEDEEETMDQEEGDSAAPSDPQPAALPGSIPVTDCLFCSHHSKSLMKNVAHMTKVHSFFIPDVEFLVDLKGLIRYLGEKVGAGNVCLWCNEKGRSFYSAEAVQSHMTDKSHCKLFTEGDAALEFADFYDFRSSYPDRKEEEDAEMDEEDLPDDKTLEYDDETLELTLPSGAKIGHRSLMRYYKQRFGAQRAVALTHNKNAVGRVLRQYRALGWGGDGGNSFHQKQRDMQYVQMMKSKWMLKMGMSHNATKQKHFRVQVMF, from the exons ATGGCCTCCTATACCTGCATCAGCTGCCGAGTGGCTTTTGCAGATGGCGAGGTGCAGCGAGCTCACTACAAAACCGACTGGCACCGCTACAACCTGAAGCGCAAGGTGGCCGACATGCCACCGGTCACTGCCGAAAACTTCCAGGAGCGCGTGCTGGCACAGCGGGCAGCcgctgaacagcagctgaacgATGCAGCGGCCATGGAGGGCTGCGCTGTCTGCAGCAAGAAGTTCTCCACCACCAATGCCTACCAGAACCACCTGCAGTCCCACAAACACCAGCAGGCAGAGAAGCAGGCCCTGCTTGCCGCCCAGAGGAAGGTGGAGAAAATGAACGAGAAGAACCTGGAGAAGGGACTCGGCGACGAGAAGGTGGATCACGACGCCAGGAACGAGGCCCTGCAGCAGGCCttgaaagagcagcagaggtcgAGCCCGGCAAAGCAAGGAACAGCCCAGACATCAGAAGTAGCAACGAGGCAGAGGACGAAGAAGCTGGAGAAACCTCCCAGGATGATGTGGCTGGAGGAGCAGGCCAagaggcgagagagagaagagggagccACAGCTGGGGAAG AGGATTGGGAGGAcgttgaggaggaggaagaggatgatgatgaagaaatggaggaggatgaagaggagacgATGGATCAAGAGGAAGGAGACTCAGCGGCTCCGTCTGACCCCCAGCCCGCTGCTCTGCCGGGCTCCATCCCCGTCACTGACTGCCTGTTCTGCTCCCACCACTCCAAGTCACTCATGAAGAACGTCGCACACATGACCAAAGTCCACAGCTTCTTCATCCCAGACGTGGAGTTCCTCGTCGACCTCAAGGGCCTCATCCGCTACCTCG GAGAGAAAGTCGGCGCTGGGAACGTGTGTTTGTGGTGTAACGAGAAGGGCCGCTCGTTCTACTCGGCAGAAGCAGTACAGAGTCACATGACAGACAAAAGCCATTGTAAACTTTTCACAGAGGGCGACGCCGCCCTTGAGTTTGCAGACTTTTACGACTTCAG GAGCAGCTACCCAGACcggaaggaggaagaggatgctgAAATGGACGAAGAAGATCTGCCCGACGACAAGACCCTGGAGTACGATGACGAAACGCTGGAGCTGACGCTCCCTTCAG gcGCTAAGATCGGCCACCGCTCCCTCATGAGGTACTACAAACAGCGGTTCGGAGCTCAGAGAGCGGTGGCACTGACCCACAATAAGAACGCTGTCGGCAGAGTCCTCCGGCAGTACAGAGCTCTGGGCtggggaggagatggag